One part of the Thiomicrospira cyclica ALM1 genome encodes these proteins:
- a CDS encoding anti-phage deoxyguanosine triphosphatase, which produces MDQHEQAIWVEKYTEMLDPARKSTRPPHMAYQRDRARVIHSASFRRLQSKTQIFGLNESDFFRTRLTHSMEVAQIGSGIVEHLALRDDADNYQAWLPSPYLIEAICLAHDLGHPPFGHGGEVALNYMMRHHGGFEGNAQTLRILAHLGEYTPQNGLDLTRRATLGVMKYPAIYEDLAEQDQDYQACLNLAPVTDFKTWNMKPWHPPKCLYQEEAAVFEWVLAPFNDQDRTLFLGLKQPPIPGLGQRVRTQFKAFDTTIMELADDIAYGIHDLEDAVAMKMVSRELWQAEVMQHPHFKTHRLWDDTMTDRLFSGSSKQRKHAVSKMVGLMVEEICVVEQEQFSHPLLRYQACLPEAQAQVLELLKQFVFKNVITIPEVKGMEYKGQLIVMTLFEALEANADRLLPANTLAKFNQAATERAQKRVICDYIAGMTNNYASKLYEKFFLPKQGSVFDRI; this is translated from the coding sequence ATGGATCAGCACGAGCAGGCAATCTGGGTAGAAAAATATACTGAAATGCTCGATCCGGCGCGTAAGTCGACGCGCCCGCCCCACATGGCCTACCAGCGTGACCGAGCGCGGGTCATTCATTCTGCCTCGTTTCGGCGCTTACAATCGAAAACACAAATTTTTGGGCTTAATGAATCGGATTTTTTTCGCACTCGCTTAACCCATTCGATGGAAGTGGCGCAAATTGGTTCCGGTATTGTCGAGCATCTAGCCTTGCGTGATGATGCCGACAATTACCAGGCCTGGTTACCTTCACCTTATCTAATTGAAGCCATTTGTTTAGCCCACGATTTAGGACATCCGCCTTTTGGTCATGGCGGTGAAGTAGCGCTCAATTATATGATGCGCCATCACGGTGGCTTTGAAGGCAATGCTCAAACCTTACGCATCTTGGCACATTTGGGCGAATATACGCCGCAAAACGGTCTGGATCTAACCCGTCGTGCGACTTTGGGTGTGATGAAATATCCGGCGATTTATGAAGACCTGGCCGAACAAGATCAGGATTACCAGGCCTGCTTAAACCTAGCACCGGTGACCGATTTTAAAACCTGGAATATGAAACCCTGGCATCCACCAAAATGCTTGTATCAAGAAGAGGCGGCGGTGTTTGAGTGGGTGTTGGCGCCGTTTAATGACCAGGATCGCACGCTCTTTTTAGGCTTAAAACAGCCGCCCATACCAGGGCTAGGACAACGCGTGCGCACCCAATTTAAGGCTTTTGATACCACGATTATGGAGCTGGCCGATGACATTGCCTATGGTATCCATGATTTAGAAGATGCGGTGGCGATGAAAATGGTTAGCCGTGAGCTGTGGCAAGCCGAAGTCATGCAGCATCCGCATTTTAAAACGCACCGTCTTTGGGATGACACCATGACCGATCGGTTGTTTAGTGGTAGTTCCAAACAACGCAAACATGCGGTGTCTAAAATGGTCGGTTTGATGGTGGAAGAAATTTGTGTAGTGGAACAGGAGCAGTTCAGTCATCCCTTGTTGCGTTACCAGGCCTGCTTACCGGAAGCACAAGCGCAAGTGCTGGAGTTATTAAAGCAATTCGTATTCAAAAATGTGATTACCATTCCGGAAGTGAAGGGTATGGAATATAAAGGGCAGTTGATTGTAATGACCCTATTTGAAGCGCTTGAGGCGAATGCCGATCGGTTGTTGCCAGCAAATACCCTGGCTAAATTCAATCAAGCTGCCACCGAACGCGCGCAAAAACGGGTTATATGTGATTATATTGCCGGTATGACCAACAACTATGCCTCAAAACTTTACGAAAAGTTCTTTCTACCCAAACAAGGGTCTGTTTTCGATCGTATTTAG
- a CDS encoding YaiI/YqxD family protein has protein sequence MKIWVDADACPAVIKEIIFKAAKRTETSVTLVANHTMAIPGSPFIRLIQVPKGFDVADNHIVQALSAGDLVITADIPLAAEVIAKGGLALNPRGELYTESNIKARLTMRDFMENLRSSGIQTGGPATFSQADRQAFANQLDRWLQQQSAQTIR, from the coding sequence ATGAAAATCTGGGTTGATGCCGACGCCTGTCCGGCAGTCATTAAAGAAATCATATTTAAAGCGGCCAAGCGCACCGAAACCTCGGTGACCTTAGTGGCGAATCATACGATGGCGATTCCGGGTAGTCCGTTTATTCGTCTAATTCAGGTGCCAAAAGGTTTTGATGTTGCCGATAATCATATTGTGCAGGCGTTATCGGCGGGTGATTTGGTGATTACTGCGGATATTCCGCTGGCTGCCGAAGTGATTGCGAAGGGTGGCTTAGCCTTAAATCCTCGCGGCGAACTCTATACCGAAAGCAATATTAAAGCCCGTTTAACGATGCGCGATTTTATGGAAAATCTGCGCTCCAGTGGTATCCAAACCGGTGGCCCCGCCACTTTCAGCCAAGCCGACCGGCAAGCTTTCGCCAATCAACTCGATCGCTGGCTGCAACAACAATCAGCTCAAACAATCCGCTAA
- the recD gene encoding exodeoxyribonuclease V subunit alpha: MTIQTQNATDSATLSAESDVTNSFLDHRLAAFFAPDNPALAKIIKTLSRAQSEGHSCIQLNSEQQAIIKNNPNDAWVLDGDLLYFARYHQYETELAQALKQRANIDVPLANAPELSRYFDDPHQQQAAELALTKQLALITGGPGTGKTTTVVKILALLIQQNPYATFALAAPTGKAAMRLQESITNSKAGLVNLFDADLLNHVPQEVTTLHRLLGARPLTPVFKHHADNPLSHDVIVVDEASMIDLALMSKLVKALKPDAKLILLGDKDQLASVESGSVLADCYRALQNNRVELQTTYRFNEQIKQLAQAVNQQQVEQVLALCQDANKTDDTTAINFKSVKHARDLKGFIQHHYRAYFEQAAKVDSEDAIRALFETFNQFKILTATREGDFGLHTFNQLSQPDTILPHWYTGRAIMIEKNDPATGLYNGDIGLCLPDIENPNSGQLKVYFILGESLRAFVPSRLPSHQTAFAMTIHKSQGSEFAHVMIVLGNELNSKTESLITKELLYTAITRAKTQVTVVANQELLAQCVSNPIQRHSGLADCLS; this comes from the coding sequence ATGACTATCCAAACCCAAAACGCAACTGATTCTGCGACCTTGTCAGCTGAAAGCGATGTGACTAACTCCTTTTTAGACCACCGCTTAGCGGCGTTTTTTGCCCCGGATAATCCGGCGTTGGCGAAGATCATTAAAACGTTGTCACGCGCTCAGAGTGAAGGCCATAGTTGCATCCAGCTTAATAGTGAACAGCAAGCGATTATCAAAAATAATCCGAATGACGCTTGGGTATTAGATGGCGATTTACTGTATTTTGCTCGTTACCATCAATACGAAACCGAATTGGCGCAAGCCCTGAAACAGCGTGCCAATATAGATGTCCCGCTTGCGAATGCGCCTGAACTGTCGCGCTATTTTGACGACCCGCATCAACAACAGGCCGCCGAATTGGCCCTGACCAAACAACTGGCGTTGATTACCGGCGGTCCGGGGACTGGCAAAACCACTACCGTGGTTAAAATCTTAGCGCTGCTGATTCAACAAAACCCCTACGCCACCTTTGCCCTCGCCGCCCCAACCGGCAAAGCCGCAATGCGTTTGCAAGAATCGATTACTAACAGCAAAGCAGGCCTGGTGAATCTGTTTGACGCGGATTTGCTCAATCACGTGCCACAAGAGGTTACCACCTTACATCGATTGCTCGGCGCCCGACCGCTAACCCCTGTATTTAAACACCATGCCGACAACCCGCTCAGTCACGATGTGATTGTGGTCGACGAAGCTTCGATGATTGATTTGGCGCTGATGAGCAAACTAGTGAAGGCGTTAAAACCCGATGCGAAACTGATTTTGCTTGGAGACAAAGACCAACTCGCCTCAGTGGAATCGGGCTCGGTATTGGCCGATTGTTATCGTGCGTTACAAAATAATCGCGTCGAACTGCAAACCACTTATCGGTTTAATGAACAAATTAAACAGCTGGCGCAAGCTGTGAATCAACAACAGGTTGAGCAGGTATTGGCGTTATGCCAAGACGCAAACAAAACCGATGATACGACCGCGATAAATTTTAAATCGGTTAAGCACGCCCGCGACTTAAAAGGTTTTATTCAACACCACTATCGAGCGTACTTTGAACAGGCGGCGAAAGTTGACAGTGAAGATGCTATTCGTGCGCTGTTTGAGACCTTTAACCAATTTAAAATCCTTACTGCCACGCGAGAAGGTGATTTTGGGTTACATACGTTTAACCAGCTCAGTCAACCGGATACGATTTTGCCGCATTGGTATACTGGACGAGCCATCATGATTGAGAAAAACGACCCCGCCACCGGCTTATATAATGGTGACATCGGTCTGTGTTTGCCGGATATTGAGAATCCCAACAGCGGTCAACTCAAAGTATATTTTATACTCGGTGAAAGCTTGCGAGCGTTTGTGCCGAGTCGGTTACCAAGCCATCAAACCGCGTTTGCAATGACCATTCACAAAAGCCAAGGCTCTGAATTCGCACACGTGATGATCGTATTGGGCAATGAATTAAACAGCAAAACCGAATCGCTGATCACCAAAGAATTGCTATACACCGCGATTACCCGTGCCAAAACGCAGGTTACAGTCGTTGCCAATCAAGAGCTGTTAGCACAATGTGTTAGCAACCCAATTCAACGCCACAGCGGGTTAGCGGATTGTTTGAGCTGA
- the recB gene encoding exodeoxyribonuclease V subunit beta, whose translation MTHSNHYPAFEVMTHDLKPESCLIEASAGTGKTFSIAFLVLRLVVEKALPIEQILIVTFTDAATQELRERVRQRLVDAKNALNGEVGNDELLNNWLAQLDNIVPKADAQARLVQALASIDQASISTIHGFCQKVLTEYPLESEQVFGQSLTTDMKTIYDELVADFWRQTVYNRAESDVEMILSVLPSPKDLHKLLEAVKQPGLVITPEVPNLDNLMTELLAHQQVWQNWIAQSRPQIDDFIAEAQAQKWINARSQNKLQELLDNFTDDPIALLAYLEQGKAFNKTGKTAAEAFVAKIHPGDTNLNNQSRLYKTLAITLQSGFSMHVQLNLLLKLQAQNLMSFNDLIQRLYHALQQPNAANLIAQVQGGYQAALIDEFQDTDQWQWGIFSKLFNYASHYLFLIGDPKQAIYKFRGADIHAYFAAAADCQSHYTLDTNWRSQPNLVAAVNQVFDVENPFQFDALNFQPVKAGVTADPQLAQQPAWHWLTMPASEDGKPWPNKASEPIIQQNLLAEISELLQHQSVLPKQIAILVRSNFRAESYRQALAQLGIPAVIKSRESIYSTPQAEQLYRVIAAILEPNNSRLIKPLLGLDWFGLNSDQVHHILNSDELEHWFELMQSLNQRWHKTSFIAALYTLLEQKAVFEHLTEFSDAERRIANIQQLAESIQSDIHQHHLTPAKTLEFVAQQLSNPDTDDAHIVRLDRDDEALQIVTIHASKGLEYDYVFCPDLWQGKAKANKPTDPVRVYENGTWLLDLGSDDYEKNYDKAYQEQQAENLRLAYVALTRAKIRNTVVTGDQLSGFDISPLGYLQQQGQMVNQASSEADNKTSQANNLFIQRELSLSTEAIIYQPQVVARDYQACSLQRKTIDTRYRLFSFSGLVKAGHSLASLGAQVSAELEPANEAPTDKAQELSLLVQSDNEQTDHRFDPNRDIARGAHFGNVVHDLLEQQPFVDLANTAIGVDAELRQRLCQKYGLKLNATQEQALDDLMRRIVTTPLSSEDTDVTLAQLSPNKVLKEMAFYYRLASSSTQQLNDAMPKDVPFLALKPQQLVGYLNGFIDLVFEHNGRYYLLDYKTNYLGSNSADYTPDRLFEEMQHHSYGLQFMLYSLALHQYLSHRLPNYDYEQHFAGVVYGFVRGMNGKNADTGIYHYRPNLADIERLASCLNSVTANQQGAA comes from the coding sequence AGCGCCGGCACCGGCAAAACCTTTTCGATTGCATTTTTGGTGTTGCGGCTGGTGGTTGAAAAAGCCCTGCCGATTGAGCAAATTTTGATCGTGACCTTCACCGATGCCGCCACCCAAGAATTACGTGAACGGGTGCGCCAGCGTTTGGTGGATGCCAAGAATGCGCTAAATGGCGAAGTAGGTAATGATGAGTTGCTTAATAACTGGTTAGCCCAGCTAGATAACATCGTGCCGAAAGCTGACGCGCAAGCTCGCTTGGTGCAGGCACTCGCCAGTATCGACCAAGCCAGTATCTCGACCATTCACGGCTTTTGCCAAAAAGTGCTCACCGAATACCCGCTGGAAAGCGAACAGGTGTTCGGACAAAGTCTCACCACCGATATGAAAACGATTTATGACGAGTTGGTTGCTGATTTTTGGCGTCAGACCGTCTACAACCGAGCAGAATCCGATGTTGAAATGATTTTATCTGTTCTACCCTCACCTAAGGATTTACATAAGCTCTTAGAAGCGGTTAAACAACCAGGCCTGGTGATTACGCCGGAGGTCCCAAATCTTGATAATTTAATGACGGAACTGCTTGCGCATCAGCAGGTCTGGCAGAATTGGATTGCGCAATCACGCCCCCAAATAGACGACTTTATCGCTGAGGCACAGGCACAAAAATGGATTAACGCGCGCAGTCAAAACAAGCTACAAGAGCTCCTGGATAATTTCACGGATGATCCGATCGCCTTACTTGCGTATTTGGAGCAAGGCAAAGCCTTTAACAAAACGGGCAAGACGGCCGCTGAGGCGTTTGTTGCAAAAATCCATCCTGGTGACACAAATTTAAATAATCAATCACGGCTATATAAAACCCTAGCAATTACTCTGCAATCGGGATTTTCCATGCATGTGCAACTTAATTTGCTGCTTAAATTACAAGCGCAAAACCTGATGAGTTTTAATGATTTAATACAGCGCTTATATCACGCGTTGCAACAGCCGAATGCTGCAAATCTGATTGCGCAAGTGCAAGGCGGTTATCAAGCCGCGCTGATTGATGAGTTTCAAGACACCGACCAATGGCAATGGGGCATTTTTTCGAAGCTGTTTAATTACGCTAGCCATTATTTGTTTTTAATTGGTGACCCCAAACAAGCGATCTATAAATTCCGTGGCGCCGACATTCACGCCTATTTTGCGGCCGCAGCCGATTGTCAAAGCCATTACACCTTGGATACCAATTGGCGCTCGCAACCCAATTTAGTGGCCGCGGTAAACCAAGTGTTTGATGTTGAAAACCCGTTTCAATTTGACGCGTTGAATTTCCAGCCGGTTAAAGCTGGAGTGACGGCGGACCCGCAGTTGGCACAACAACCGGCATGGCATTGGTTAACCATGCCCGCTAGCGAGGATGGTAAACCCTGGCCTAACAAAGCATCTGAACCGATCATTCAACAAAATCTGCTCGCCGAGATCAGTGAGTTGTTACAACACCAAAGCGTATTGCCTAAACAAATTGCGATTTTAGTGCGCTCAAATTTCCGTGCTGAATCTTATCGTCAAGCGCTAGCCCAACTGGGCATACCGGCGGTGATTAAGAGCCGAGAGTCGATTTACAGCACCCCGCAAGCCGAACAACTCTATCGGGTGATCGCGGCGATATTGGAACCGAATAACAGCCGCCTAATCAAGCCACTCTTAGGGCTCGATTGGTTTGGGTTAAACAGTGACCAGGTGCACCACATTTTAAACAGTGACGAACTGGAACACTGGTTTGAGTTGATGCAAAGCCTTAATCAACGCTGGCATAAAACCTCGTTTATCGCCGCCCTGTATACGTTGCTAGAACAAAAAGCGGTGTTTGAACACTTAACGGAGTTTAGTGATGCCGAACGGCGCATTGCCAATATTCAACAATTGGCGGAGTCGATTCAAAGTGACATTCATCAACATCATTTAACGCCGGCTAAAACACTGGAATTTGTAGCGCAGCAGCTGTCTAATCCAGATACTGATGATGCGCACATTGTGCGGCTTGATCGGGATGATGAGGCATTACAAATTGTGACTATTCATGCCTCAAAAGGCTTGGAATACGACTATGTATTTTGTCCGGATTTATGGCAAGGGAAAGCGAAAGCCAACAAGCCGACAGATCCCGTGCGAGTTTATGAGAATGGCACTTGGCTGTTAGATTTGGGTTCGGACGATTATGAAAAAAACTATGACAAAGCCTATCAAGAACAGCAAGCCGAAAACCTGCGTTTAGCCTATGTAGCGCTAACCCGCGCCAAAATTCGCAACACCGTAGTGACAGGCGATCAGCTTAGTGGTTTTGATATTTCTCCGCTGGGATATTTACAACAACAGGGACAAATGGTCAATCAAGCTAGCTCGGAAGCGGATAATAAAACAAGCCAAGCGAACAACCTATTTATCCAGCGCGAACTCTCGCTGTCGACCGAAGCTATAATCTATCAACCTCAGGTTGTTGCTCGTGATTACCAGGCCTGCTCACTGCAACGCAAAACCATCGACACGCGCTATCGGCTATTCAGTTTTTCCGGTTTGGTCAAGGCCGGACACAGCTTGGCCAGTCTTGGCGCTCAAGTATCGGCAGAACTTGAACCCGCAAATGAAGCCCCAACCGATAAAGCACAAGAGTTAAGCCTGCTCGTTCAGAGCGATAACGAACAAACCGACCATCGTTTTGATCCGAACCGTGATATTGCCCGTGGCGCCCATTTTGGTAATGTGGTGCATGATTTATTAGAGCAACAGCCGTTTGTCGATTTAGCGAATACGGCTATCGGCGTTGATGCCGAACTACGCCAACGCCTATGCCAAAAATACGGCTTAAAGCTAAACGCAACCCAAGAACAAGCGCTGGATGATTTAATGCGTCGCATCGTCACCACGCCGCTTTCTAGCGAAGACACTGATGTAACCCTAGCGCAACTTTCACCCAATAAAGTGCTTAAAGAGATGGCGTTTTATTATCGACTCGCATCCAGCTCAACTCAGCAGCTTAACGATGCGATGCCGAAAGATGTGCCGTTTTTAGCGCTCAAACCGCAACAACTGGTCGGCTATTTGAACGGCTTTATTGACCTGGTTTTTGAGCATAACGGTCGTTACTATCTGCTCGATTACAAAACCAATTACCTCGGTTCCAACTCAGCGGATTACACACCCGATCGACTGTTTGAAGAAATGCAGCATCACAGCTACGGTTTGCAATTTATGCTGTATAGCCTCGCGTTGCATCAATACCTGAGTCATCGTCTACCTAACTATGACTATGAACAGCATTTTGCCGGCGTAGTGTATGGGTTTGTGCGCGGCATGAATGGCAAAAATGCCGATACGGGTATCTATCACTATCGCCCGAACCTGGCCGATATTGAACGGCTAGCAAGCTGCTTAAACTCCGTGACAGCCAACCAACAAGGAGCCGCTTAA